One genomic region from Zalophus californianus isolate mZalCal1 chromosome 2, mZalCal1.pri.v2, whole genome shotgun sequence encodes:
- the PLAC8 gene encoding placenta-specific gene 8 protein, whose product MQAQSPVVIVTQPGCVPMAQTSNWQTGMCDCFSDCGVCLCGTFCFMCLACQVAADMNECCLCGTSVAMRTLYRTRYGIPGSICDDYMVTLCCPHCSLCQIKRDINRRRAMRTF is encoded by the exons ATGCAAGCTCAGTCACCAGTGGTCATCGTGACTCAGCCTGGATGTGTTCCCATGGCCCAAACCTCCAACTGGCAGACAGGCATGTGTGATTGCTTCAGCGACTGTGGAGTCT GTCTCTGTGGCACATTTTGTTTCATGTGCCTTGCATGTCAAGTTGCAGCTGACATGAATGAATGCTGTCTGTGTGGGACATCCGTCGCAATGAGGACCCTCTACCGGACCCGATATGGCATCCCT GGATCCATTTGTGATGACTATATGGTGACGCTTTGCTGTCCTCACTGTTCTCTTTGCCAAATCAAGAGAGACATCAACAGAAGGAGAGCCATGCGTACTTTCTAA